The genomic DNA TTaccgatttttttcttttctttttttttttttttcccctattaTTAACAACGAATTCGCTTTGATTTACAGTAAATTGGTTTCGGAAGGAGTACGGGAGAACCGATTCCACGGATAGTCATGAAAGTAGCGAGTCGCCTACGGACGGTAGTTTCGTAAGACAACCGAGTCTACATTATTACGGGCATCACCGTAGTACGTCCCGAACTAGCCGCGGGTAAGTaccttgaaaataaaagttcgACGAGAGAAAGGCCCAAGATcgtgaagaaaatttttaagagaAGTCTTTTCCAAATTCCGTTCCCTCTTATCGTAGGGTCGGACAAACCTTGCAAAAGGCAAGACGCCGAATGGAAGATCAATGGAATAAAATCGGTTTTGgtaaaagcaagaagaaagaaagtttagaAGAGCCACCTGGTAGCTGTGAGTATTCAATGTTCATCtgcttttattcttccttcgaaTAAACTCTATTCCACGACAGATTTTAGTAGAAGAAATTCCATGGAACTGGGCGAGGCTTCGAGAGAGTCAGAATTTGTAGTtttgaaagaaaggagattAGTACCTCGTACGGCCATCTACGATGGAATGCTGaggttttctttccttttggaAACCTGCCAACCTGGCTCTGTACCCGATCACCATTTGATGGCAGCTATATTAGACCTTGTAGGTGATCAATTGCACGTTCTACGTAGGATATACACGTTTCTCAAATAGTCGAATgcaagaataataagaaataatcagACTTTATTATTGCTTTATTTCTGACCTCTAGCCTTACGCACCTGTAGTTGCCCGTGCCTGTTTGATATTGGAATGTGCCCACCTGGTTCATCAATGTAATAAAGGGCATTGGCCAACGTGGATGAAATTGAACTTTCCCATGTTTCGACCGTCGGTCCCCATTAATAATCGTAATGCATCGACAGCACTGAGGCGAATCCATGTATTACAGAGAACAGcgggaaaattattttatcaatggGCGGAGGTCTCTTGTTTtgtataattactttttcaatTGCATGCATTTAGCAGATTGGCACCTTAGCACATCGTCATATTAGGATATTAGCATATTAGTGGCATAAACAAATGTGTACTCTTTGACAGAGCAGAGATAACTCTTAACAGGCAATAGGTGCGAGACTGGAGGAATTATTGATCGAGGATAAGCAGAATATCGATCAGGTAATTGCCATGGTTTCCGATGAAAATAAGCAACGTGATTTAATCatcgaggacgaagaggaggattTTCTTGACGAAGCTAGCATAAATTGCTACGGATCACAGTGTCCCGTGGCATTGCGCCTGGTCGCTTGTATCCTTCTTTTGGAGGTAACGGCTTTTCTGAGGGAAACGTATCAGACGTTACCAAAATCCAATAAGCTATTAACGAAAGAACGACCGCCCCCTTGGGAGAGAATGTACAGCAGAGAAGCGAATCGAAGATGGAGCGTAGCTCTTTCATCGATGGGTCACTCACAAACGTCGGCTCAAAGTCTTCAATCGATAGCTGGCGATCGTGAAGTGACTGGTGAGTCTAACCGATCGATATCTGATTAACGCAACGAGTAACGATGATCGTTCACGACCAATGGAATGACCTTATTTCGACATTATCAGCCGAACGAAAGATCAGCTTCGTCCTTTATGAGCCCGACAACGAGTCGGAAGGAAGTAGTAAATCTACAGTGACGATCCAAGGAGAGGAAGTCCCGAACGTCGACAAGGATAAAGGGAAGCGGGCTCAGGCACCTCAGGGTAGGCCATTTTTACTGCGCCGTGGTACCGGGGGTACCACCACTGGTTCGTTTAAGAAAAGGAGCTTAAAACTACGGCGTGGAACCAAAGAGGGCAAGGACACCGAATGCGAAGCGTGTAAGAAACATTATGCGCGAATTTATCGATCacaattttttcaatctaAAGATAATGTCTGATCGAGAAGGTTGACACGATTTACGATGTTTCCGTTACGTAGATACGGTTAAACGGGCCGATTCGATacaatcgaaaagaaaagtaagttCATTGTCCGACAGAAGCGACACTTCTGAGCCTGGTGGTTTAGCTGGCGAGGTCAGCGGAGAGGAATCGCCTGGTATTCTCAGTGACGATCAACCACCGGAAAGCCCCAGCGACAGTAATGAAACAGACGAAACCAACAAAAACTTTCCTTGGATGAAGGTGCTCGTACAGGTTtcgaattcttttaatttttattgctcCCATCAGAATTTCTGCCATCCATTTTGCCATCGCCGTCAAATGCGTGCCAGCAGTAGGTTGATCAAATCCGTTAGAAAGATTTACGGGGAGGAATTTGGAATACTTAATGGTACAGGTATGTTCGACATCGATACCGACAAAAAAGAGGAcggcaaaaaagagaaacgaagccGTAAGGTTTCCGAGCAAGCTAGCACCCAAGTATCACCCGTTAGAAGGAAAGATAGCGTAGGACGAAAGTACAAGTAAGTGTTCGTTTTTACATTGTAACTGTAAAATAGATATTGCTCCCGTTTTACgagtaaaataaatacgaatcgtTTTAAGAATCGACAAGAATTTGGACGGATCTCAGTCGGGTCGATTGTATCAAAGGGACTCTTCGAAGGACCTAGCGGATCAAGACTCTGGAGATAAAGGGAAGGAGTCATCGAAGAATTCAAAGGCAAAAGGGGATTCCGAAGCTGAGGCCCCAGCGATTCTGAAATACATTAAGACACAAGTAAAAAATGCTTTCCACGCCCCTATAGCGACTCTGGTGAAAGGTGCGGTTGTGATGACCGAAGATCTATTTGTCGACGTTCTACCTGTAGCCTGGGAACTCCTTTTGGAATCCAATCAAGAAGTAGCGGCTTCCGCAGCGTCCCTTTTTATAGTAGCGGCTGTGCGAGCACCGAATCAGGCTAGCGAAATAATGAACAATGGCCTTCAACATAGTAATTCGTCGGTGCGAATAAATGCTATCTTAAGATTTCAAGTTTTGTGGAAATTGCGTTATCAGGTTTGGCCCAGGATGGAAGAAGCGGCTCATATGACTTTTAAAGTTCCACCGCCTGGAATAGAATTCACTTTGCCATCTCCAAAAATTGGAATCGAATCTTTACCAGTTGTCGATCCACCTTGGATGCCTCAAGTTAAAACGAAGGTCGAAGAGGTCACAATCAATCAGGAGCGTCACGTAGGTCCACTGATATTAGCCAATCTGACGAGACgccttaaaatatttttccattccCATTGTatttatactcttttttttttttttgatataacaGAGATCATTGGTGACGGCGACTAAAACTCGAAAGAAACAACAGACcgagttaataaaaaaagcttTACAGGCGCAAGacgataagaagagagaggaaagagaaaattttctgaTAACAACGATTCCGATTACTGTTCAAGCAGCATACGAACCTAGTCCGGTGGGAGACGATCATGACGAAGGTATATTTATGgagtatatattgtataatactttaattaggcaatattatttttttttctccttatttttcGCGCACGTGCGAGAAAATATGTCTGAAATGAATATCGTATGTGATCACACGTATAAAAGTCGACGCGGATTTAGGTAACGTTGGAGACGAGGATGGTGCTGAGGCGATGCCCAGAAATACTCAGCATCATGGTCAATCAGCTTTGTCATTGTTTCCATCCTCTTTGTGTTCCGCTAtcgttcaaataataaatttactggACAACGCCGCCGTGTCCGACGATGGAAACGCTGTTTATGAAGTTGCGTACCAGGTATGACTTTACAAATCTCTAATAGTCATTCGTTCGTCGCCATCGACGTCCCGTGTTATTCCGGCGAAACATAATGACCGCATATCAAATTATTAGGTGATCTGGGGATGTCTTGTAGAAGATAGTGCGCTCTTCCTTCGTTACGTCTTGGAACGCCTTACAAGGGACAAGCAAGAATTGATGTTTAAAATTCTACGACATCTTATTAGATTTGTCCCAAAGTTACCGCAGCAAGCAGCGTTTGCTCTGTACAATTACATAATAGGGTATGTAATGTTCTACGTTCGTTCGCCTCACGAGGAAGGCCAGAAATTGATTGGCACTGCTCTGTCTATTTTATGGATGGTACGTTATCGTTTTTAATGtgagcgtgtgtgtgtgtaggcaGAGAGAGATTACGAAACACGCAAGCAAactattcttttatctctaaTTGTCCTAGGTCGTCCACAGTGTACACGGTATAATGTTCAAAGATTTAAAACAGATTCTTCGCAAAGAACAATGCGACGCTTCGATCTTGCTAACCGCAAACGTTCCTTCGGCAAAGAAGATTATTGTTCACGGTCCCCAGGATCCGGACGCTACTGGGATACCATCCCAATTTCCGGTACAGGAAGACACACAGTTTTGTCAGATACTTCGGGAATCGTTGGACTTTTTTGGAATCGAAGAACCCAAGCACAAAGAATACTTTCTTGTAGACTATAAAACAcgtaaagatatattattattaagtataatCATACTCGTATTAAATAACAGTTATCCATAATTTTCGGCGTCTTTAATAGTCTTTCATCTTACTAGATCAGATACACAATCCATCGTCCTACGTTCGagattattacttttttaaaagatctcAGTATCCGCAGATTGAATTGGTTCATATGAAACCAGAAGATGCATTTAATGCGCTTCAACGACAAGAGCTTGTTCACAAGTTCGTCGAAATTGGTAAAGTTCTATTGACATGGGCAATATTGAAGAACGTTGACATGGTCGTACAGAGAGTTGTATTTCTGCACGAGGAACTTATGAAATTACCGTCGTTTCCTAGAAAAGCTTTGGAAGCGGATTTGGATCTTTACAAAGGTGGTGAGATAGGCAGAGTGAGtacaatacatttttatagCAAACAACAAaacttgtatttttttgtttttgtttgattttcgCGTTATTACTTTTGCAGGAGCTTCTTGGATTAGACGTTATGCATAAGTTCATGTGGGTTAGACTGATAGCTAGGATGTTCGAGGCAATGGCTGGGAACTTTGCTTACTCCGGGGACATTCATTTGTTTCTGAACGTGTTAAATGGCGCCGTTATCCTTCATAGCGAGGATTCCTGCATTTTACGATACGTTATCGCCACCTACATAAATGCTGCgcataattttaaaaatatattttcaacgaatgGCTATCTCTTGATAATGCCAACGTTGCTACAATTGTACGCGACTCATCAAGCTAACAAATTGGTAACTACTACGGTAGAATACGCCGTTAAGCAGTTTTACTTGATGAACAGAAAGCCATTTATCCTTCAAATGTTTGGAAGTGTATCGACGATATTGGATACCGACGAGACAAGTGTCCATGGCGAAGCTCACAAAGTAATTCGTATTATTGTTACATCGTAAAATGCaatctttttgtatataacaatTAGTGATCGGAGATGATCGACGATTTCAAAGGTACCCTCGACGTGTCTGTTCAACCTGTTACTGAGTTTGGAAACGCCGTCGCCCGATCCTTTAAATATCGGAGAACTtgtcaaagaagaaaagcctTTAAAAGCCATCGACTTTTGTTACCACGACGAGAATGAAATGGTGACCGTTCTGGATTGCATATCACTCTGTGTCATGGTTATTGCTTACGCAGCCGACTCCATTCGGGGACAACAAATGCTCGTAAGGGAATACTCGGGTCGATAATATTTGAAGGAACTAACGTCTGACACAATgacgttattaaaatattgattaaatcgAAGcgtatcgatgaaaatatcttaattTTGTTTGCAGATAATACTAGAAGCAATATTACCATGTTACGTCCAACAAATCCAATCTCCCGCTTAcaacaaagaaggaaaaaccgaaaaagaaataatcaatcAATTGGCTATAGCGGTTAAGACGTTGGTTAATAATTCGGAGGCACTGACCAAGTAAGTACCACAAGTGTTAACACGGTAAGTATCTTATCACGAACTGCGATCCAATCGCGATATACAATACATCGTATTATTCTTCGATACGTAAACTCTCTGCTCTCAGGTATTACAATGGGCCACAGAAATCAAGTCCCGAACACAAGGGATCCAGCCAAAGAAATTATGGTAAAGGTCCTTACTCGCCAGGTGTAGATTTTGAGGACGAAACGCATCCCACGAAGCCTCCACCCCACATCGAACATTCCAAAGTGCGAAATTTCTACGATCGCGACGACGATGCCGAGAGTTctcataaaaatgaatttaggAGGCCGCGCGATACCTTACTCAATATGGTGGGCGAATTCGTTGCCCGTTCTTCCGTACGTTTGAccgaattgaataaaaaatctcaAGATGGTAAAACGATCGAGTTGCTTGACTCAAAATGTCACGTGGTACGTATAAAGCATATCCCGTATTTGACAAGttatcgaagaaattatttaaattgaaaaaatggtCGTAATTTAATGCCCCAACCAACTAACAAATCGAAACTTGTAGCGATTAGCCGATATTGCCCATAGCCTTTTAAAAATTGCCCCTTACGATCCTGGCACAATGGGATGCCGTGGTTTGAGAAGATACATGAACGACGTGTTACCGTCCACCGAATGGTCCAACGACGACATGAGACCGGCTTTGACAATTATTTTACGTAGACTCGATAAAACTTTCAGCAAGATACATAAAAAGGCGTCGATCAGACGAAATACCGACTGGACCGCAGCCAGCGATCTTTTGAAAGGCGTCTATGAGACTCTCGCGAGGTGCCCCTACATAGCACACTTTCAATATTTGAAAACTCTACTGAGTACATGTCAGGTGGTACTAAAcgaattaataagaataatatttattgccgAAAGTATTACGAGTTATTATATGGGTATACATTTACAGTCTCTAATCATTGGCGACACTCCTGCCGAAGATGTTACCTCTGCCTCATCGGCCGCGCTAATGAGTAAAATACCCCCGCAATACTTCTGTTCGACGGTCTTACGTCTAATAGCGTTACACGTGATTTCTCTTGGCGAGGGTTACTCTTTGGAGAATGTTTGTAACGGCCAGGCTATGTTTTCCAATCAGACAAAGACGGAAAATATGCTGCTCAATCTATTGATACCATTATTCCTACGCGTTGGAACCGGACGAAAAGGTAAAACAATAATGCACGTGGGTATGTGTAGTCGTTTCCTGATTGGAACGAATTATAAAGAATACTCGTGGAACCCATTCGAACGATTATTTGAACGATTTTGCCTAGATGTTCCAAAATTGAGACAGACGGACATAAGTTTTGCATTAACAGCGGTACTGAATACCCTCTGGCCTCCGACTACGAAGACGATACCATTAACTGTTCAGACATTAAAAACCACTACGGATGCTAGACCTGGTAGTCTAACGTTCGCAGCGAGAGATTCGAAGACATTAACCAAAACGTCATTAACTTTGTATCAGGTTGCCTTCTTAGGTGAGCTAACAATACCGCGAGACACGATCACGGTTTC from Vespula pensylvanica isolate Volc-1 chromosome 13, ASM1446617v1, whole genome shotgun sequence includes the following:
- the LOC122633678 gene encoding protein unc-80 homolog isoform X3, with translation MERRRSINGSLNEHTLPIPVQMFLWRQLRPFIRMKLGKLHEASCTFCQHVPGHHEMKEACTSLEKVLVQNLHNDLTPSLSIILGAVPRWRLIQAALPYVLHATANLLHNRKDLQSLGAMETTLLYILHWILLDAAEECAESDVDSGNPFHYLFSIPTMTLFVYLFAPLCNYLKDIDFKTNLRLENGLKIWTAMYECRHPDTACFTAHCRVKPRVLWSRSFKFVQHHQMPDDVFVGGNSESPLSQSVGTTLTDQNNISQNVSQSVAKQDEESPWVSSPKDTVFPETIPEESSGAEDEHVVIFRLSSLSESDRGIDGVKEVSTIFADETSIFHVAMGRSTGSSKPTLTIEKVTAISGLDTCRQYYRKPSQKASADKEKEEKTSKTEKEAEKEKSTSKTSGQHHSSPSDTSGQTADHILEVDIRAATFLDVAVLRCLFVSQWQEEGVYWALQFLYHRLRRINEESSVQQMPRRRSNSLPIPKIEVSIYQSPESKKKDVSKDFIEIPEVRDVSLLAELPCLTCKGHDGESSHTRRASEKTKKRMKMADLKAFVETKILSKSEKALEKIGQEEHKMLFEQECHRSLDTGDDHLTRPTSTSSKIFEAKDVDHMKHPTNLIKGKSMPSLSCLINELTAGGYVGDTRIERKQGRFYSQSYTAPNPIITVTEHTPTPSPDYMKRQGSIDSQLDAIGMHGGRLDFERKPSLTRSQTDSNITYMSDEVPEAPGSGCYITKEGDIDYQVVLKAVNSIALRDNTCCTARVCESILNLVELLMDMGVMKQCLRDETMGSNAGSGTGMDKTESVRRQDSPVNEQDRRHDSDGRHKPTAHNLLMNCVIRVLKHLGCPHGCSEGIRGPHADFCRSQGQTILGKLHRASFKQFSKFLKTMIREQPISEILDFFHAYVGFCVDPTSLLSPLNQKRGSNKSPDAASQGGYATNFGAGMMGTGGSNVGTATSASHATGTTTATGTIAAVNASYSTGGYGVRGIEGQIMNCVFKTLVTRFVNSTKELKSQENIGVYCDLRQFMTYVKEAHGGIFRRVALSGILDSTDRPNKRCNSNVQTTRVIRHIHQSDLEEHADIGGDTCYTVDDRGTRKFLFKKRSTSSTCASLLETELNEENTKISQSPLGNLRKKQHVLTPRQSERNLGIGESCLGSGKIRKSTRFQIGGIVNWFRKEYGRTDSTDSHESSESPTDGSFVRQPSLHYYGHHRSTSRTSRGVGQTLQKARRRMEDQWNKIGFGKSKKKESLEEPPGSYFSRRNSMELGEASRESEFVVLKERRLVPRTAIYDGMLRFSFLLETCQPGSVPDHHLMAAILDLPYAPVVARACLILECAHLVHQCNKGHWPTWMKLNFPMFRPSVPINNRNASTALRRIHVLQRTAGKLFYQWAEAIGARLEELLIEDKQNIDQVIAMVSDENKQRDLIIEDEEEDFLDEASINCYGSQCPVALRLVACILLLEVTAFLRETYQTLPKSNKLLTKERPPPWERMYSREANRRWSVALSSMGHSQTSAQSLQSIAGDREVTAERKISFVLYEPDNESEGSSKSTVTIQGEEVPNVDKDKGKRAQAPQGRPFLLRRGTGGTTTGSFKKRSLKLRRGTKEGKDTECEAYTVKRADSIQSKRKVSSLSDRSDTSEPGGLAGEVSGEESPGILSDDQPPESPSDSNETDETNKNFPWMKVLVQVSNSFNFYCSHQNFCHPFCHRRQMRASSRLIKSVRKIYGEEFGILNGTGMFDIDTDKKEDGKKEKRSRKVSEQASTQVSPVRRKDSVGRKYKIDKNLDGSQSGRLYQRDSSKDLADQDSGDKGKESSKNSKAKGDSEAEAPAILKYIKTQVKNAFHAPIATLVKGAVVMTEDLFVDVLPVAWELLLESNQEVAASAASLFIVAAVRAPNQASEIMNNGLQHSNSSVRINAILRFQVLWKLRYQVWPRMEEAAHMTFKVPPPGIEFTLPSPKIGIESLPVVDPPWMPQVKTKVEEVTINQERHRSLVTATKTRKKQQTELIKKALQAQDDKKREERENFLITTIPITVQAAYEPSPVGDDHDEGNVGDEDGAEAMPRNTQHHGQSALSLFPSSLCSAIVQIINLLDNAAVSDDGNAVYEVAYQVIWGCLVEDSALFLRYVLERLTRDKQELMFKILRHLIRFVPKLPQQAAFALYNYIIGYVMFYVRSPHEEGQKLIGTALSILWMVVHSVHGIMFKDLKQILRKEQCDASILLTANVPSAKKIIVHGPQDPDATGIPSQFPVQEDTQFCQILRESLDFFGIEEPKHKEYFLVDYKTHQIHNPSSYVRDYYFFKRSQYPQIELVHMKPEDAFNALQRQELVHKFVEIGKVLLTWAILKNVDMVVQRVVFLHEELMKLPSFPRKALEADLDLYKGGEIGRELLGLDVMHKFMWVRLIARMFEAMAGNFAYSGDIHLFLNVLNGAVILHSEDSCILRYVIATYINAAHNFKNIFSTNGYLLIMPTLLQLYATHQANKLVTTTVEYAVKQFYLMNRKPFILQMFGSVSTILDTDETSVHGEAHKVPSTCLFNLLLSLETPSPDPLNIGELVKEEKPLKAIDFCYHDENEMVTVLDCISLCVMVIAYAADSIRGQQMLIILEAILPCYVQQIQSPAYNKEGKTEKEIINQLAIAVKTLVNNSEALTKYYNGPQKSSPEHKGSSQRNYGKGPYSPGVDFEDETHPTKPPPHIEHSKVRNFYDRDDDAESSHKNEFRRPRDTLLNMVGEFVARSSVRLTELNKKSQDGKTIELLDSKCHVRLADIAHSLLKIAPYDPGTMGCRGLRRYMNDVLPSTEWSNDDMRPALTIILRRLDKTFSKIHKKASIRRNTDWTAASDLLKGVYETLARCPYIAHFQYLKTLLSTCQSLIIGDTPAEDVTSASSAALMSKIPPQYFCSTVLRLIALHVISLGEGYSLENVCNGQAMFSNQTKTENMLLNLLIPLFLRVGTGRKDVPKLRQTDISFALTAVLNTLWPPTTKTIPLTVQTLKTTTDARPGSLTFAARDSKTLTKTSLTLYQVAFLALKIMTICFETELKIEWPKILRTMRLLNKRNEASIYLWNFIEFVVTHRTALYIQMLPFIVHKVGQTPISDHERTMHSIIREKINGNATTVPKSRGTLLTDLIHELKDLKEEIENRRFDELQPEPKRSVADMHVTEGQPRTQRPSLLIDLLSGDLGSRTHMNRTPAETPVSHSAVSQSIPHSTLQTGHSSSAIKMSAPTQIYTPSNGTQIARGSISSTSIGSSTLREANDMATGEFNGERQVPTARERRSQPSSASDERNHVKPHPILLHQKAPKLRFVSSVEYRNSSGETVTSQLSPSSPNEDSSGESRPDRPRLQRSMGQSKRTFRLRKSRRSHVEMKQEQQDMSTNQSTVQTPSTPAMEPSVFSIPSDSSSIRSRRSLSVRQSDGDRGNNIDQQFHALQLQHHHHHHHHHLHPQMSDVSWDEDTSSTSGYRESYSMHLESVNNTRAQPPLASPDLNDMPSTSSTTTNYMAFDGSSPDCSINGSAGEKTMSQHSLLMVFPNQDEDTLI
- the LOC122633678 gene encoding protein unc-80 homolog isoform X14; this translates as MERRRSINGSLNEHTLPIPVQMFLWRQLRPFIRMKLGKLHEASCTFCQHVPGHHEMKEACTSLEKVLVQNLHNDLTPSLSIILGAVPRWRLIQAALPYVLHATANLLHNRKDLQSLGAMETTLLYILHWILLDAAEECAESDVDSGNPFHYLFSIPTMTLFVYLFAPLCNYLKDIDFKTNLRLENGLKIWTAMYECRHPDTACFTAHCRVKPRVLWSRSFKFVQHHQMPDDVFVGGNSESPLSQSVGTTLTDQNNISQNVSQSVAKQDEESPWVSSPKDTVFPETIPEESSGAEDEHVVIFRLSSLSESDRGIDGVKEVSTIFADETSIFHVAMGRSTGSSKPTLTIEKVTAISGLDTCRQYYRKPSQKASADKEKEEKTSKTEKEAEKEKSTSKTSGQHHSSPSDTSGQTADHILEVDIRAATFLDVAVLRCLFVSQWQEEGVYWALQFLYHRLRRINEESSVQQMPRRRSNSLPIPKIEVSIYQSPESKKKDVSKDFIEIPEVRDVSLLAELPCLTCKGHDGESSHTRRASEKTKKRMKMADLKAFVETKILSKSEKALEKIGQEEHKMLFEQECHRSLDTGDDHLTRPTSTSSKIFEAKDVDHMKHPTNLIKGKSMPSLSCLINELTAGGYVGDTRIERKQGRFYSQSYTAPNPIITVTEHTPTPSPDYMKRQGSIDSQLDAIGMHGGRLDFERKPSLTRSQTDSNITYMSDEVPEAPGSGCYITKEGDIDYQVVLKAVNSIALRDNTCCTARVCESILNLVELLMDMGVMKQCLRDETMGSNAGSGTGMDKTESVRRQDSPVNEQDRRHDSDGRHKPTAHNLLMNCVIRVLKHLGCPHGCSEGIRGPHADFCRSQGQTILGKLHRASFKQFSKFLKTMIREQPISEILDFFHAYVGFCVDPTSLLSPLNQKRGSNKSPDAASQGGYATNFGAGMMGTGGSNVGTATSASHATGTTTATGTIAAVNASYSTGGYGVRGIEGQIMNCVFKTLVTRFVNSTKELKSQENIGVYCDLRQFMTYVKEAHGGIFRRVALSGILDSTDRPNKRCNSNVQTTRVIRHIHQSDLEEHADIGGDTCYTVDDRGTRKFLFKKRSTSSTCASLLETELNEENTKISQSPLGNLRKKQHVLTPRQSERNLGIGESCLGSGKIRKSTRFQIGGIVNWFRKEYGRTDSTDSHESSESPTDGSFVRQPSLHYYGHHRSTSRTSRGVGQTLQKARRRMEDQWNKIGFGKSKKKESLEEPPGSYFSRRNSMELGEASRESEFVVLKERRLVPRTAIYDGMLRFSFLLETCQPGSVPDHHLMAAILDLPYAPVVARACLILECAHLVHQCNKGHWPTWMKLNFPMFRPSVPINNRNASTALRRIHVLQRTAGKLFYQWAEAIGARLEELLIEDKQNIDQVIAMVSDENKQRDLIIEDEEEDFLDEASINCYGSQCPVALRLVACILLLEVTAFLRETYQTLPKSNKLLTKERPPPWERMYSREANRRWSVALSSMGHSQTSAQSLQSIAGDREVTAERKISFVLYEPDNESEGSSKSTVTIQGEEVPNVDKDKGKRAQAPQGRPFLLRRGTGGTTTGSFKKRSLKLRRGTKEGKDTECEAYTVKRADSIQSKRKVSSLSDRSDTSEPGGLAGEVSGEESPGILSDDQPPESPSDSNETDETNKNFPWMKVLVQVSNSFNFYCSHQNFCHPFCHRRQMRASSRLIKSVRKIYGEEFGILNGTGMFDIDTDKKEDGKKEKRSRKVSEQASTQVSPVRRKDSVGRKYKIDKNLDGSQSGRLYQRDSSKDLADQDSGDKGKESSKNSKAKGDSEAEAPAILKYIKTQVKNAFHAPIATLVKGAVVMTEDLFVDVLPVAWELLLESNQEVAASAASLFIVAAVRAPNQASEIMNNGLQHSNSSVRINAILRFQVLWKLRYQVWPRMEEAAHMTFKVPPPGIEFTLPSPKIGIESLPVVDPPWMPQVKTKVEEVTINQERHRSLVTATKTRKKQQTELIKKALQAQDDKKREERENFLITTIPITVQAAYEPSPVGDDHDEGNVGDEDGAEAMPRNTQHHGQSALSLFPSSLCSAIVQIINLLDNAAVSDDGNAVYEVAYQVIWGCLVEDSALFLRYVLERLTRDKQELMFKILRHLIRFVPKLPQQAAFALYNYIIGYVMFYVRSPHEEGQKLIGTALSILWMVVHSVHGIMFKDLKQILRKEQCDASILLTANVPSAKKIIVHGPQDPDATGIPSQFPVQEDTQFCQILRESLDFFGIEEPKHKEYFLVDYKTHQIHNPSSYVRDYYFFKRSQYPQIELVHMKPEDAFNALQRQELVHKFVEIGKVLLTWAILKNVDMVVQRVVFLHEELMKLPSFPRKALEADLDLYKGGEIGRELLGLDVMHKFMWVRLIARMFEAMAGNFAYSGDIHLFLNVLNGAVILHSEDSCILRYVIATYINAAHNFKNIFSTNGYLLIMPTLLQLYATHQANKLVTTTVEYAVKQFYLMNRKPFILQMFGSVSTILDTDETSVHGEAHKVPSTCLFNLLLSLETPSPDPLNIGELVKEEKPLKAIDFCYHDENEMVTVLDCISLCVMVIAYAADSIRGQQMLIILEAILPCYVQQIQSPAYNKEGKTEKEIINQLAIAVKTLVNNSEALTKYYNGPQKSSPEHKGSSQRNYGKGPYSPGVDFEDETHPTKPPPHIEHSKVRNFYDRDDDAESSHKNEFRRPRDTLLNMVGEFVARSSVRLTELNKKSQDGKTIELLDSKCHVRLADIAHSLLKIAPYDPGTMGCRGLRRYMNDVLPSTEWSNDDMRPALTIILRRLDKTFSKIHKKASIRRNTDWTAASDLLKGVYETLARCPYIAHFQYLKTLLSTCQSLIIGDTPAEDVTSASSAALMSKIPPQYFCSTVLRLIALHVISLGEGYSLENVCNGQAMFSNQTKTENMLLNLLIPLFLRVGTGRKDVPKLRQTDISFALTAVLNTLWPPTTKTIPLTVQTLKTTTDARPGSLTFAARDSKTLTKTSLTLYQVAFLALKIMTICFETELKIEWPKILRTMRLLNKRNEASIYLWNFIEFVVTHRTALYIQMLPFIVHKVGQTPISDHERTMHSIIREKINGNATTVPKSRGTLLTDLIHELKDLKEEIENRRFDELQPEPKRSVADMHVTEGQPRTQRPSLLIDLLSGDLGSRTHMNRTPAETPVSHSAVSQSIPHSTLQTGHSSSAIKMSAPTQIYTPSNGTQIARGSISSTSIGSSTLREANDMATGEFNGERQVPTDRSQPSSASDERNHVKPHPILLHQKAPKLRFVSSVEYRNSSGETVTSQLSPSSPNEDSSGESRPDRPRLQRSMGQSKRTFRLRKSRRSHVEMKQEQQDMSTNQSTVQTPSTPAMEPSVFSIPSDSSSIRSRRSLSVRQSDGDRGNNIDQQFHALQLQHHHHHHHHHLHPQMSDVSWDEDTSSTSGYRESYSMHLESVNNTRAQPPLASPDLNDMPSTSSTTTNYMAFDGSSPDCSINGSAGEKTMSQHSLLMVFPNQDEDTLI